Proteins from one Streptomyces genisteinicus genomic window:
- a CDS encoding MFS transporter, translated as MSDTTKPRSGIGRIVGASLIGTTIEWYDFFLYGSAAALVFNTLFFPSADPLVGTLIAFVTYAIGFAARPLGGIVFGHYGDKIGRKKLLVLSLLMMGGATFAMGLLPTYDTIGVWAPVLLTLLRLVQGFALGGEWGGAVLIVSEHGGDKHRGFWASWPQAGAPGGNLLATGVLALLASVQSEADFQAWGWRIPFLLSGLLVVIGLWIRVSVSESPVFLEAQAKAEAAAAAGAEEKAPVVEVFRRSWREVLSAIGTRFGENISYYILTSFLLVYVTVHLELPKSTALNAVLIGSAVHFFAIPLWGALSDRVGRRPVTLIGSVGMAAWAFVFFGLVDSESFVVITLAVTAGLLLHGAMYGPQAAFISEMFDTKVRYSGASMGSQLASILAGALAPIIAVELLREYGSSTPIAVYLCAAAVITTVTVAVTRETLGRDLSRDRDDAEETQAPVPAGDRR; from the coding sequence ATGTCTGACACCACCAAGCCGAGAAGCGGCATCGGCCGCATCGTCGGAGCGAGTCTGATCGGCACCACCATCGAGTGGTACGACTTCTTCCTCTACGGCTCCGCCGCCGCGCTCGTCTTCAACACCCTGTTCTTCCCCAGCGCGGACCCCCTCGTCGGCACCCTGATCGCCTTCGTCACCTACGCCATCGGGTTCGCCGCCCGGCCGCTCGGCGGCATCGTCTTCGGGCACTACGGCGACAAGATCGGCCGCAAGAAGCTCCTGGTGCTGAGCCTGCTGATGATGGGCGGCGCCACGTTCGCCATGGGCCTGCTGCCCACGTACGACACCATCGGCGTCTGGGCGCCGGTCCTGCTCACCCTGCTGCGGCTGGTCCAGGGCTTCGCGCTCGGCGGCGAGTGGGGCGGGGCCGTCCTCATCGTCTCGGAGCACGGCGGCGACAAGCACCGCGGCTTCTGGGCCTCCTGGCCGCAGGCCGGCGCCCCGGGCGGCAACCTGCTCGCCACCGGTGTCCTGGCGCTGCTCGCCTCCGTCCAGTCGGAGGCCGACTTCCAGGCGTGGGGCTGGCGGATCCCGTTCCTGCTCTCCGGCCTGCTCGTGGTGATCGGTCTGTGGATCCGCGTCTCGGTCTCCGAGTCCCCCGTCTTCCTGGAGGCCCAGGCGAAGGCGGAGGCGGCGGCCGCCGCGGGGGCCGAGGAGAAGGCCCCGGTCGTCGAGGTGTTCCGGCGCAGCTGGCGCGAGGTGCTGTCGGCCATCGGCACCCGCTTCGGCGAGAACATCTCGTACTACATCCTCACCTCCTTCCTCCTCGTGTACGTCACCGTCCACCTGGAGCTGCCGAAGAGCACCGCGCTGAACGCCGTGCTCATCGGCTCGGCCGTGCACTTCTTCGCCATCCCGCTGTGGGGTGCGCTCTCCGACCGGGTCGGCCGGCGTCCGGTGACGCTGATCGGCTCCGTGGGCATGGCGGCGTGGGCGTTCGTCTTCTTCGGGCTCGTCGACTCGGAGTCGTTCGTGGTGATCACCCTGGCGGTCACCGCGGGTCTGCTGCTGCACGGCGCGATGTACGGCCCGCAGGCGGCCTTCATCTCCGAGATGTTCGACACCAAGGTCCGCTACTCCGGCGCCTCCATGGGCTCCCAGCTCGCCTCCATCCTCGCCGGCGCCCTCGCCCCGATCATCGCCGTCGAACTGCTGCGGGAGTACGGGAGTTCCACGCCCATCGCCGTGTACCTGTGCGCCGCGGCCGTGATCACCACCGTCACCGTCGCCGTCACCCGCGAGACCCTCGGCCGCGACCTCTCCCGTGACCGCGACGACGCGGAGGAGACGCAGGCGCCGGTGCCGGCGGGTGACCGGAGGTGA
- a CDS encoding MarR family winged helix-turn-helix transcriptional regulator, producing the protein MPGRSRDDTVAAVVRQWRAVRPDLDTGPMEVIGRINRCAALLQQAEDAPLRRAGLTRPEFDLLGALRRAGEELTPGRLARETFSSGAAVTKRLRQLGERGLVERRTDTRDRRVAHVRLADSGRELLDGLMPDQLAYETDVLAGVGGPRLDELATLLGALLGQLEERLGPPPE; encoded by the coding sequence ATCCCGGGGCGCTCGCGGGACGACACCGTTGCCGCGGTGGTGCGGCAGTGGCGGGCCGTGCGCCCCGACCTCGACACCGGCCCCATGGAGGTCATCGGCCGCATCAACCGCTGCGCCGCGCTCCTCCAGCAGGCGGAGGACGCCCCGCTGCGCCGCGCGGGGCTGACCCGCCCCGAGTTCGACCTGCTGGGCGCGCTGCGCCGGGCCGGCGAGGAGCTGACCCCGGGCCGGCTGGCCCGCGAGACGTTCTCCTCGGGAGCAGCCGTCACCAAGCGCCTCAGGCAGCTCGGGGAGCGCGGGCTGGTGGAACGCCGCACCGACACCCGCGACCGCCGGGTCGCCCACGTCCGCCTAGCCGACTCCGGGCGGGAACTGCTCGACGGCCTGATGCCCGATCAGCTCGCCTACGAGACCGACGTCCTGGCCGGAGTGGGCGGGCCCCGGCTGGACGAACTCGCCACCCTGCTCGGCGCGCTTCTCGGGCAGCTGGAGGAACGCCTCGGCCCGCCGCCGGAGTGA
- a CDS encoding FUSC family protein: protein MSSAPPPLPTATVHRRLPLAAPLRPGRPSEIWFKPALSVVAAVAPPNLLLLALGRLDLAVYSMAGSLCALYAHNRPYAARARALAWVVLGMLGGLAVALVAASLTRDAVVLVTVGAVLAAAQKALCDAARIGPPSHVILIFVSSASLFVPQTLGQVPGHLALAAAAGVWAWLVGMAPALVRPHGPERRATAHALRAAAAHTGAADGARDRSRTRADAYAAVQDAWQTLLAAGNRPSATRRALGRLLVRAETALASPAAADPARLRGWANELRGTGPVPDDVPGDGTGELLGVAAGRSVASPSLWRRLGPLTPIAVRTALGCALAGYASLALGVGRPYWALVTAAALYQANIALTWNRTVQRVAGNLVGVLLFAAVAPVAGLGPLALVLCCLVLNFGAEAVISRNYWLGSVCVTPLALLVAEFPGYRPAGELITDRVVDTLVGALVGFAAALAVTNRRAGDRVEAAITAVGEARDDLARLLADRPAVAAPAAACHRLAAALVELRAAADAASGEWWPRTPPRERVVLAEQSGHRTLAAGVRHQGALTAPGTATDTDTATGTGTDTEDGRP, encoded by the coding sequence ATGAGCAGTGCCCCTCCCCCGCTCCCCACCGCGACGGTCCACCGGCGCCTGCCCCTCGCCGCCCCGCTGCGTCCCGGGCGGCCCTCGGAGATCTGGTTCAAGCCGGCCCTCAGCGTGGTCGCCGCGGTGGCACCGCCCAACCTGCTGCTCCTGGCGCTCGGCCGGCTCGACCTGGCGGTGTACTCCATGGCCGGGTCCCTGTGCGCCCTGTACGCCCACAACCGCCCGTACGCGGCCCGGGCCAGGGCACTGGCCTGGGTGGTCCTCGGCATGCTCGGCGGCCTCGCCGTGGCGCTGGTCGCCGCCTCCCTCACGCGCGACGCCGTCGTCCTCGTCACCGTCGGCGCCGTGCTGGCCGCCGCGCAGAAGGCGCTGTGCGACGCCGCCCGCATCGGCCCGCCGTCCCACGTGATCCTGATCTTCGTCAGCTCGGCCTCGCTGTTCGTCCCGCAGACCCTCGGTCAGGTACCCGGCCACCTCGCGCTCGCCGCCGCGGCGGGCGTGTGGGCGTGGCTGGTCGGCATGGCCCCCGCGCTGGTCCGGCCGCACGGCCCGGAGCGCCGGGCCACCGCCCACGCCCTGCGCGCGGCCGCCGCGCACACCGGGGCGGCGGACGGTGCGCGGGACCGCTCGCGCACCCGCGCCGACGCCTACGCGGCGGTCCAGGACGCCTGGCAGACGCTGCTGGCCGCGGGGAACCGCCCGTCGGCCACCCGCCGGGCGCTCGGGAGGCTGCTCGTCCGCGCCGAGACCGCGCTCGCCTCGCCCGCCGCCGCCGACCCCGCACGCCTTCGCGGCTGGGCGAACGAGCTGCGCGGCACCGGCCCCGTCCCGGACGACGTCCCCGGCGACGGCACCGGCGAACTTCTCGGCGTGGCGGCGGGACGCTCCGTCGCGTCCCCCTCGCTGTGGCGCAGGCTCGGACCGCTCACCCCGATCGCCGTCCGCACCGCCCTCGGCTGCGCGCTCGCCGGCTACGCCTCCCTCGCCCTCGGCGTCGGCCGCCCCTACTGGGCCCTGGTCACCGCGGCCGCGCTCTACCAGGCCAATATCGCCCTCACCTGGAACCGGACGGTCCAGCGGGTGGCCGGCAACCTCGTGGGCGTCCTGCTGTTCGCCGCCGTCGCCCCGGTCGCCGGGCTCGGCCCACTCGCACTCGTCCTGTGCTGCCTCGTCCTCAACTTCGGTGCCGAGGCCGTCATCAGCCGCAATTACTGGCTCGGCTCGGTGTGCGTGACTCCGCTCGCCCTGCTCGTCGCCGAGTTCCCCGGCTACCGGCCGGCCGGTGAGCTGATCACCGACCGCGTCGTGGACACCCTCGTCGGCGCCCTGGTCGGCTTCGCCGCGGCCCTGGCGGTGACCAACCGCAGGGCGGGGGACCGCGTCGAGGCGGCGATCACCGCGGTCGGGGAGGCCCGCGACGACCTCGCCCGCCTGCTGGCGGACCGGCCGGCCGTCGCGGCTCCGGCGGCCGCCTGCCACCGTCTGGCGGCGGCACTCGTCGAACTGAGGGCCGCCGCCGACGCCGCGTCCGGTGAGTGGTGGCCGCGGACACCGCCCCGGGAACGGGTCGTGCTCGCCGAGCAGTCGGGGCACCGTACGCTCGCGGCGGGCGTACGGCACCAGGGGGCGCTCACGGCCCCCGGCACAGCCACGGACACGGACACAGCCACGGGCACGGGCACGGACACGGAGGACGGACGGCCATGA